cagtcctcttctggctgttccgggtggagaggaaccaggctatgaggggtggccagtcctcttctggctgtgccgggtggagaggaaccaggcaatgaggggtggccagtcctcttctggctgtgccgggtggagaggaaccaggctatgaggggtggccagtcctcttctggctgtgccgggtggagaggaaccaggctatgaggggtggccagtcctcttctggctgtgccgggtggagaggaaccaggctatgaggggtggccagtcctcttctgtctgtgccgggtggagattataacagaacatggccaagatgttcaaatgttcataaatgaccagcagggtcagataataataatcacagtgtgcCCATAGAGCAGGAAACAAAGtaaattatgttttttattttatatttcacctttatttaaccaggtaggccagttgaaaacacctttatttaaccaggttggccagttgagaacacctttatttaaccaggtaggccagttgagaacacctttatttaaccaggttggccagttgaaaacacctttatttaaccaggttggccagttgagaacacctttatttaaccaggtaggccagttgaaaacacctttatttaaccaggtaggccagttgagaacacctttatttaaccaggtcggccagttgagaacaagttctcatttacaactgcgacctggccaagataaagcaaagcagtgcgacacaaacaacaacacagagttacacatggaataaacaagtgtacagccaataacacaatagaaaaagtctatatgcagtgtgtgtgcaaatgaggtaggataagggataagggaggtaaggcaataaataggccatagtggcaaaatagaTACAATAAAGCAATACAATGGAAAAAGAATGgtagaagattaatgtgcaagtcgggatactggggtgcaaaggagttaAATAAATGACATTAATAACCGTATGGGGATGTTCTGCATTCAGACCAGTCTTCCTGATTGCTCTACATTATAACGGTGGTGCAGTAAAGTCCATACCTATTAACCACATGCCGTTAAATGTCACAGGTGAATGAATGAACGCATTGGGTGGATGGAGAAGAGGACGAATGAGTGATGAGAAAATAGATGGCGGCATGGATAGAACGGAGCTTTAAAGTAGCCCTCGGAGTATTAGCCACCTCGTTCTCCAATATAATATATTACCTGTTGGAGGAATATTGAAATAGGTTACCTGACTTTTTATCGGTAGTTTGGGGCGACTTACAAATAGCCTATAGGAGGCTGTCGGGAAGACTCTCCGGTCTCTCCGGGAAGACTCTCCGGTCTACCGACTGTCCTTCCCAACAGCAACTTCAATTGTAAAAAATAAGACAATGGTGCCCTCTGTCGGTTTTCTAGTGATTCTCCCGCTGTTATTTGCCGacggtaaactgatcctagatctgtgggtACAGGTACAACCCCTCTCGCCTCCTTCACTGATTGGAGGAACGGTGACACTTCTCGGCCTCTGATTGGTCAAGAACGGCCCAGCTGTGGTTTATAGCGCTGCACAAGGTGGAAGTGGAACCACTCAGGAAACGTAAAGCCTCAGACCTCTGTTCCACCAGCAAGAATAAGCAAGAACCTAAACAAGAATAAGGCCGTGACCTTGGCAATAtcccttcaaaataaaagtcccacaATGAAGATGGTAGAAAATATAAACATTTGGAAATGCATAACATTTTATGAGAAAATGACCTAAAATTATGTTGAACAATATGACAAAAATATGACAAAGTGCCTTTATAGCACAAATAATATTATAACATTGACATTACTTTTATCAGCATTAAAAGTAATGATTACTAGTAACGATTACAAGTTGTCATGGTAACAAcagtaataaaataacaaaacgatATTTATAATGCCTGTATTAATAATTATTGTAATAATACATTATAATAGTAATTATTTATTATAATCAACTTTAGaaaatattctttaaaaaaataccaTTGTTAATTAGCCCATTGGTATTGCTTGATGTTCAGTACATTTTTCTTATGGGACATACATATTGCTCTGTACACAATTGTCTGTACGTTGTGTCCCagtaaaggagagggggggggttcaTTCTACTCAGGAGCACTTCTAGTTCCCAAATCCACCGTTTTACACCCCGAGGAACATCGCTGCTCCTTCTCCATTCTCTAAAAGAAATAAAATGCAGTACCTTTTTTCATTTTGGACGTTTCACCGTATAGAATTATCTGTACGAAAAAAAGCTGactttgaaccccccccccccaaaaaaataggTCATAGGAAGTGTTGGTGGGCTTTTAATGTGTACAAATCGGACAGGGTCAGATAAATGCAGCCCTGGGCCCCATcttaaaatatacagtatgtacagcaccagtcaaaggtttggacacaccttctcattccagggtttttctttattttctactattttctacattgtagaataagtgagaacatcaaaactatgaaataacacataggaatcaaatagtaaccaaaaaagtgttaaacaaatcaacatttattttatattagagattcttcaaagtagccacactttgccttgatgacagctttacacactcttggcaattctctccctcctcacctcctcttctctccccctcacctcctcttctctcccctacgCTCTCCTTGTCGACCTCATGTTGTCGAGCAGCTTGGTAAAACATCAAGGGGAGATGGGTGGTGAGCTTGTGAATGGCGGTTGTCTCACCGCCGCGAGATGCGTTAATTTCAGGTGAGTTGTAATCCACGGATTTATATAAACACCAGATGACTgagagggcggggggggggggggggggggggctgttgaagccaccgtgcctccatcttggtaCTCCTCCGCCATTGTATAAAATTATTTGGAAGCAATATAAATGCATTCATGATTGTCTACACTCGTTTTTGCCACATTTCTTCTATCATGCGAAGAATCCTTTTCCAAGCcgaaccttcatatcataaccgctaaccgctacatCATTGTCACCCTATATTAGTTAACGTCTTAGCTATGTTGAGCTACTAGAACTAATATGTGAGTAGACCCACTACAATCGTGCAGTACAGTGTTctgcagcaagcagtttagcagtttcACTGGTGGGGCCTGGTGACAATAAATCTTACCTTGActttggaagagttccagtgttggatagccatagccagctagctaacatagctaacctctctgtttaaattgggtgtttgagtaggctaaactagctagctgcattcgctagctaagtgaaagtggggcaaaaaataataaaatacagtTAGCTCTCTCACTCTTGCTTCTcctacatttttaaataaatgaatttgttcaaaactgttcaactatttgtctttctctctctttgagtcaactactcaccacattttatgcactgtggtgctagctagctgtagcttatgctttcagtactagattaacttctctgatcctttgattgggtggacaacatgtcagttcatgctgcaagagctctgataggttggaggacgtcctccggaagttgtcataattactgtgtaagtctatggaagggggtgaggaccatgagcctcctaggttttgtattgaagtcaatgtactaaTGGACCGAGGGAAACTCTGCAATAAACGATAGGTGTACATATATATGTggcggatgtgaaatggctagctagttagcggtggtgcgcgctaatagcatttcaatgactatgtaaaaatatgatttaaaaaaaaaatcaaataataTCTCATAGAAATACTTTAAATTATTCTTTGTATGATAACTATTATAAAATATATTGATAATTGTGCACATTTTCCATCATTTTCAGCTTAATCATTAATTTACAAAGTATACAGAACAGGACTCTTATTCTGAAGGATTCCAAAAGCCCGTGACCCAGAAGTACTTAGTTAGTCTTGCCTTCTTCACAGCAGTAAGCCGTAGGTCGAGAACGAGATGTAAATAAGCGAATCTGACGGTCTAGATAACAGTAGACCTCTTTATTTACtagaaaacaacaacatttagTCAGAATGGTTTTGTTGACTTGTCTAACGGTGTTTTTGCTGAGCGCCTTGGTCGAGGGAgcagagaagaaagagggagatgacGAGTGGGTTCATCTGCCTAATAAATGTGAAGGTAGGAAGAGCAAAAACAACGCTATTCATTCACCCCCATTTGGAAACCCAAAATAGAGAGCCTGTATTTTATTGTCTAAAACTAGTTGTATTATATTAGAAATGTAGGCATACAATAGCCTGATAGCCTTTTTCCTGAGAAGGACAGAAACAAGGCTATTCATTCGTTCCATTTGTAAACTATTTTTAAACGAACTATGAGCTTATTTCATTCATTTTAATTCATTCGATTAGCCAGAACGAGTCGTCATTTGTTACCCATCAAAAGCTGATTGTAGTCGTTGAGTCTTTGCCCGTTATAACGTAGCAGTGTGTGCGTGATGCAGAAGTGAAACCTTACTGTTTACTACTTCCTCTTTTTAGACACCTGATACTACAGTAAATAGAACCATTtatatttcctctctctttcaatttaattcaagggctttattggcatgggaaacatgtgttaacattgccaaagcaagtgaggtagataatatataaagtgaaataaactttttttttaaatgaacagtAGAAATGACActcaaaagttccaaaggaatagagacatttcaaatgtcatattaagtctatattctctctgtctctctgtccatctgtatctctctctctctctgtctctgtctctctctctgtccatctgtatctctctctctcctctctctctctctctctctctctctctctctgtccatctgtatctctctctctcctctctctctctctctcctctctctctgtctctctctctctctgtctctctgtctctctctctctctgtctctctctcctctctctctttctcctctctctctctctcctctctctctttctcctctctctctctctcctctctctctttctcctctctctctctcctctctctctctgtctctctctctctgtctctctgtctctctgtctctctctctctctctctctctctctctctctctctctctctctctctctctctctctgtctctctctctctgtgtccatctgtatctctctctctctctcagtgtgtaaGTTCGTCAGTATTGAGATGAAGTCTGCCTTTGACGAAACGGGCAAAACCAAGGAAGTGATCGAGAGAAACTACCGTTTCCTTGACGGCAACAAGGGAGCTCCGCCAATCAAATATGTCAAGTCGTAAGTGGCGTTTACCATTTACAGCTTGATGACATCACAGAATGTTCTGTTGCTGAATGTAgttctgtgttccaaatggtgccctattccctatagggttTCTgttcaaaaagtagtgcactgtattagAATGCGATGTTCTGTTGCTGAATGTAGTTCAGTGttccaaatggtgccctattccctatagggttTCTgttcaaaaagtagtgcactgtattagAATGCGATGTTCTGTTGCTGAATGTAgttctgtgttccaaatggtgccctattccctatagggttTCTGTTCAAAAAGTAGTTCACTGTATTAGAATGCGATGTTCTGTTGCTGAATGtagtctgtgttccaaatggtgccctattccctatagggttTCTgttcaaaaagtagtgcactgtattagAATGCGATGTTCTGTTGCTGAATGTAgttctgtgttccaaatggtgccctattccctatagggttTCTgttcaaaaagtagtgcactgtattagAATGCGATGTTCTGTTGCTGAATGtagtctgtgttccaaatggtgccctattccctatagggttTCTgttcaaaaagtagtgcactgtattagAATGCGATGTTCTGTTGCTGAATGTAgttctgtgttccaaatggtgccctattccctatagggttTCTgttcaaaaagtagtgcactgtattagAATGCGATGTTCTGTTGCTGAATGTAgttctgtgttccaaatggtgccctattccctatagggtttctgttcaaaagtagtgcactctatttGGAAATAGGATACAATTTATTCAGTGCGTCTGCAGGAGTAGAATGGAGTTGCCCACTTTCTCTTCCCCACATAATGTTAAAGGGTCTGGCGAGgttaacctgatcctagatctgggCCTAACTTCTGCCTACATCCTATATGTTCACAAGCTTTTGAGGCTTTTCACTGTATAAGTGCTTGACTTGAGCGAGCggtgtctatttcctctctgtgcCGTTACTGTGGAGATAACAGGGTTGCTATGGTAGCAGGGGACAGGAACTTGGTCTGGGTCCCTTCCTGTGGGAGGCGGCCTAGGCTTTATAAATAGGAAGTTCTGTCATTATGTCATGACTTGTGAACACTAGGAAAAAAAATGGCTAAATTACTAGATTAAACAGAGTATATTTTTTCTCTCAAACAAGACGCcatttatctctctcccttcctccatcactctctctctgcctctctctctctcccttcctccatctgtCAATCTTACTCTGTAACCccaactctctttctccctcactcttttTCTTTGCCTCCTCctttcctttatctctctctacctctgcctctctcccttcctccatctgtccaatctctctctctctctctctgcctctctctctctctgcgcctctctctctctctctctctgcctctctctctctctctctgcctctctctctctgcgcctcTCTCtgcgcctctctctctgcctctctctctctctgcctctctctctctgcctctctctctctctctctgcctctctctctctctacctctgcctctctctctctctctctgcctctctctctctctctctgcctctctctctctacctctgcctctctctctctctctgcctctctctctctctctgcctctctctctctgcgcctcTCTCTCtgcgcctctctctctgcctctctctctgcctctctctctctctctctgcctctctctctctctctgcctctctctctctctctgcctctctctctctctctctgcctctctctctctgcgcctcTCTCtgcgcctctctctctgcctctgcctctctctctctctctctgcctctctctctctctctctgcctctctctctctgcctctctctctctgcctctctctctctgcctctctctctctctggctctctctctctgcctctctctctctgcctctctctctctgcctctctctctctgcgcctctctctctctctctctgcctctctctctctctctctctgcctctctctctctgcgcctctgtctctctaccccctctctctctctctgcctctctctttctctgcctctctctctctatctgcctctctctctctgcctctctctttctctgcctctctctctctatctgcctctctctatctgcctctctctctctgcctctctctctctgcctctctctctctgcctctctctctctctgcctctccttctctctgcctctctctgcgcctctctctctctctctctctgtagagacATCCGTTTCATTGAGGTTGTGGAGAATGTGTGTCAGAGGCTCTCTGGCTACAACCtacacaaggagagagagggcagcaaCCGCTTTGCCAAGGTCAGTACGTGTGTGTCAAAGGTTCTCTGAGTAAAGACAAGGATCAATAGACATCAATAGTTGTTAACTAGACACAGAtcatctctcccactctttctgcctccctctctctctctctctccccctccgtgtccatctctccccctccatctccatctctccccttctctctcccccatctctctccccctccgtgtccatctctccccctctctctcccccatctctctccccctccatctccatctctccccctccgtctccatctctctccccctccgtctccatctctccccctctctctcctccatctctctcctctatctctctcctccatctctccccctccatctccatctctccccctccatcttaatctctccccctctctctcccccatctctctccccctccatctccatctctccctctctctcctctatctctccccctcatcttaatctgtccccctctctccctctccatctctctccccctccatctccatctctctccccctctctccgtctccacttctctccctctctccccctacacctccatctctctccctctctccccctccgtctccctctctctccctctctccccctccgtctccctctctctccctctctccccctctgtctccatctctctcctcagggTATGTCAGAGACCTTCTCTACCCTCCATGGGCTGGTCCATAAAGGGGTCAAGGTCGTCATGGATATCCCCTATGAACTTTGGAACGAAACCTCTGCAGAGGTCGCTGACCTCAAAAAACAGGTGAGGATCAATTGACCAATTAAAACGAATCAATTTATTAGAAACGCTATTCCCAAACATATTAACTGTCTTCTGTTTTCTTttcaaatgtgtatgtgtgtgtgtgtgtctctctctgtctcagtgtgaTGTTATGGTAGAGAAGTAcgaggaggttatagaggactgGTACAAAGGCAGTCAGGAGGAAGACCTCACCACGTACCTCTGTGAGAAACACGTTCTGAAGGGACAAGATGccggtaacacacacactcacacagataacactcacactcacacagataacacacacactcacacagataacacacacacacacagataacacacacacactcacacagataacacacacacactcacagataacacacacacactcacacagataacacacacactcacacagataacacacacacacacacagataacacacacactcacagataacacacacacactcacacagataacacacacacactcacacagataacacacacactcacacagataacacacacacacactcacagataacacacacactcacagataacacacacacacattgtaaatTATTTTATCGTTTTGAATGTCTTAGTTATTAGAATGCTGGTTTAATTACTCTTGTTCTCTgcctcccatcctcttcctctccccctcttcttcagCCTGTCTGAAAGAGGAGTACTCTAAGAAGAAGGGAGATGCGGCAGCCATCGCCGAggacaagaagaagaaaaagaagaagggaACGAAGAGCAAAgacctgggaggaggaggagggagtgagggcgGCAGGCAGGAAGGAGAGAAGACgatgaagaaaaagaagaaggagaaggtgaagaagaagaagaagaaggggaaGGGAAAGGCCGTATCAgctgagaaggagagggatggggtCTCGTCGGATGAAGACATTCAGAAAAAGGTGGCTCTGCCTGGGAAGAACACAGAGCTGTGAGACCCTGGAGGAATGGAGCCCTGGGCCAATTcccaaaatggcacactattccctacatagcgcactactcccttggtcaaaagtaggtcacctaatagggaatagggtgctgttttgtGACGCAAGCCTAGAACCAGGGGACTGGGATGATTGATCGGGGGGCATAACGGAGACATatgcatctctgtctctttccactTTCCTTCTAATTTCCCCCCCAGTGATTATTTGATTTGGAGTCCCCCCCCCAgtgatgatttgatttggagtCCCCCCCCCAgtgatgatttgatttggagtccccccccccccccagtgatgatttgatttggagtcccccccccccccagtgatgatttgatttggagtccccccccccccccccagtgatgatttgatttggagtccccccccccccccagtgatgatttgatttggagcccccccccccccccagtgatgatttgatttggagccccccccccagtgatgatttgatttggagccccccccccagtgatgatttgatttggagccccccccccccccccagtgatgatttgatttggagccccccccccccccccccagtgatgatttgatttggagtcgtcccccccccccccagtgatgatttgatttggagtCCCACCCCCCCCCAgtgatgatttgatttggagtcccaccccccccccccagtgatgatttgatttggagtccccccccccccccagtgatgatttgatttggagtCCCCCCCAGAACCCTTTACTCTTGGTAGTTCTGAATGGTTTTATTGACAATACTACTGAATCTAtggtctcgtgtgtgtgtgtctgtgtgtgtgtgtgtgtctgtgtgtctgtgtgtgtgtctgtgtgtgtgtgtgtgtgtgtgtgtgtgtctgtgtctgtgtgtgtgtctgtctgtgtctgtgtctgtgtctgtgtctgtgtctgtgtctgtgtctgtgtctgtgtctgtgtctgtgtgtgtgtgtgtgtgtgtgtgtgtgtgtgtgtgtgtgtgtgtgtgtgtgtgtgctgttctcATGTGTTTTTGCCTCATGCTTTGGTTACACGTGTTCAACAGATTCTTTtgatacaaataataataataatattgtatTCAAATGGGGAGGAACATTACAAGGCCTCTATCGGCAAGCTCTCGACTGACTAGCCTCTATCGACAAGCTCTCGACTGACAGGCCTCTATCGGCAAGCTCTCGACTGACTAGCCTCTATCGACAAGCTCTCGACTGACTGGCCTCTATCGACAAGCTCTCGACTGACTAGCCTCTATCGACAAGCTCTCGACTGACTGGCCTCTATCGACAAGCTCTCGACTGACTGGCCTCTATCGACAAGCTCTCGACTGACTGGCCTCTATC
The genomic region above belongs to Oncorhynchus kisutch isolate 150728-3 linkage group LG16, Okis_V2, whole genome shotgun sequence and contains:
- the cnpy3 gene encoding protein canopy homolog 3; translation: MVLLTCLTVFLLSALVEGAEKKEGDDEWVHLPNKCEVCKFVSIEMKSAFDETGKTKEVIERNYRFLDGNKGAPPIKYVKSDIRFIEVVENVCQRLSGYNLHKEREGSNRFAKGMSETFSTLHGLVHKGVKVVMDIPYELWNETSAEVADLKKQCDVMVEKYEEVIEDWYKGSQEEDLTTYLCEKHVLKGQDAACLKEEYSKKKGDAAAIAEDKKKKKKKGTKSKDLGGGGGSEGGRQEGEKTMKKKKKEKVKKKKKKGKGKAVSAEKERDGVSSDEDIQKKVALPGKNTEL